The following proteins are encoded in a genomic region of Oryctolagus cuniculus chromosome 6, mOryCun1.1, whole genome shotgun sequence:
- the TP53INP1 gene encoding tumor protein p53-inducible nuclear protein 1 isoform X3 produces MLQRLNKMFMGEVNASSNQEPEFSEKEDDEWILVDFIDTCADLSAEEEEEEEEEEEDLSEESPAEHASVFSCLPASLECLADTSDSCFLQFESCPMEESWFITPPPCFTAGGLTAIKVETSPMENLLIEHPSMSVYAVHASCPGLSEASCGTEGLHDPTGPRARKSC; encoded by the exons ATGTTACAGAGGCTGAATAAAATGTTTATGGGTGAAGTCAATGCTTCTTCCAACCAAGAGCCAGAATTCAGTGAGAAAGAAGATGATGAGTGGATTCTCGTTGACTTCATAG ACACTTGCGCTGACCTCtcagcagaggaagaggaagaagaagaggaagaggaagaggaccTCAGTGAGGAGTCACCTGCTGAGCACGCTTCTGTCTTCTCCTGTTTGCCTGCATCGCTTGAGTGCTTGGCTGACACCAGTGATTCCTGCTtcctccagtttgagtcctgtccaATGGAGGAGAGCTGGTTTATCACCCCGCCCCCATGTTTTACCGCAGGTGGGTTGACCGCTATCAAAGTGGAAACGAGTCCGATGGAAAACCTTCTCATCGAACATCCCAGCATGTCTGTCTATGCTGTGCatgcctcctgccctgggctcagCGAGGCCAGCTGCGGCACCGAGGGACTGCACGATCCCACAGGCCCCAG GGCCAGGAAAAGCTGCTAA